Proteins encoded in a region of the Paenibacillus sp. E222 genome:
- a CDS encoding carbohydrate ABC transporter permease, which produces MKAMPNSSIRKTGSALGTYLLLTLISLIMLVPFIWMISTSFKEPQSIFTYPPQWIPDTFRFQNYIDVFRLIPFHRFYFNSVYIAAVVVLGTVFFASLAGYAFAKIPFKGRNVVFLILLSAMMIPHEVTAIPMFLFMRQLGWIDTHLPLILLPIFGAGGVFGIFVMRQFFITVPTELEEAAMIDGCNRFKIYARIMLPIAKPGMATLTIFTFVTIWNEFFDPLIFINSRELMTLPLGLSLFTDEVGTAWQYLMSATVMATLPLLIVFFLAQRRFIEGVAMTGLKE; this is translated from the coding sequence ATGAAGGCGATGCCTAATTCTTCGATTCGCAAGACAGGCAGTGCCCTTGGGACGTATTTGCTGCTGACTCTGATCTCGCTGATCATGCTTGTTCCATTTATCTGGATGATATCGACGTCATTCAAGGAGCCCCAGAGCATATTTACCTATCCACCACAGTGGATACCGGATACCTTCCGATTTCAGAACTACATCGATGTCTTTCGATTGATTCCGTTTCATCGTTTTTATTTTAACAGTGTATATATTGCTGCTGTGGTTGTGTTGGGTACGGTGTTCTTTGCATCACTCGCCGGGTATGCATTTGCCAAAATTCCGTTCAAGGGACGTAATGTGGTATTTCTCATCCTGCTGAGTGCGATGATGATTCCCCATGAGGTGACGGCAATTCCCATGTTTCTGTTCATGCGGCAGCTGGGATGGATTGATACACATCTTCCGCTGATTTTACTGCCGATCTTTGGGGCGGGCGGCGTGTTTGGCATCTTTGTGATGCGGCAGTTCTTCATTACAGTACCCACCGAGCTGGAGGAAGCGGCGATGATTGACGGCTGCAACCGATTCAAGATCTATGCACGTATTATGCTTCCGATTGCCAAGCCCGGTATGGCTACGCTGACAATCTTTACGTTTGTGACGATCTGGAATGAGTTTTTCGATCCGTTGATTTTCATTAACTCGCGAGAACTGATGACGCTGCCGCTTGGGTTATCCTTGTTCACGGATGAAGTGGGAACAGCCTGGCAATATCTGATGAGTGCCACTGTTATGGCGACCCTGCCGCTGCTGATTGTTTTTTTCCTGGCACAACGGCGCTTCATTGAGGGAGTTGCCATGACAGGACTGAAAGAGTAG
- a CDS encoding carbohydrate ABC transporter permease, whose protein sequence is MTHSRKRTGRGPLAREAQIAGWLFVSPMVLGFTLLLLFPMGLALYMSLTDWPLLGDHHFIGLENYRNVMTDAMFWKVLANTVYFTAGLVPLNIVLALLLALLLSRSLRGIGIFRTAIFVPVMTSLIVWSIVWKLMYATESGLINQLLLMIGIKGPAWLYNQDLAMPAVIVTSVLKNVGLNMVLFIAAIQQVPRSLYEAATLDGAGRRGTFFNVTLPMITPTVFLTMVMTVIGSLKVFGQIYVMTQGGPSNSTKVLVYYIWEKAFKLFQFGYASSLAYVLFFIVLILTLLQWQLRKRWVFNEGDA, encoded by the coding sequence GTGACCCATTCACGCAAGCGTACAGGAAGAGGTCCGCTCGCCAGAGAGGCCCAGATCGCGGGATGGCTGTTTGTATCACCGATGGTGCTCGGGTTTACCCTGCTGCTGCTGTTTCCCATGGGTCTCGCGCTATACATGAGCCTGACCGACTGGCCGCTGCTGGGGGATCATCATTTTATTGGACTGGAGAATTACCGGAATGTGATGACAGACGCCATGTTCTGGAAAGTGCTCGCCAATACGGTTTATTTCACTGCGGGGCTTGTGCCGCTTAACATTGTGCTTGCTTTGCTGCTCGCATTGCTGCTATCCAGAAGTTTGCGCGGCATCGGGATTTTTCGAACAGCCATCTTCGTTCCGGTCATGACCTCGCTGATTGTATGGTCCATCGTATGGAAGCTGATGTATGCCACAGAGTCGGGACTGATCAATCAGCTTCTGTTAATGATAGGCATCAAGGGTCCGGCCTGGCTCTACAATCAGGATCTGGCGATGCCTGCGGTTATTGTGACGAGTGTACTGAAAAATGTGGGTCTGAATATGGTGTTGTTCATTGCAGCCATTCAGCAGGTGCCGCGTTCGCTTTACGAAGCGGCAACACTGGATGGCGCGGGCAGAAGGGGAACTTTCTTTAACGTCACGCTGCCCATGATTACGCCAACGGTGTTTCTAACCATGGTCATGACTGTGATTGGCTCGCTCAAGGTGTTTGGACAGATCTACGTCATGACACAGGGAGGGCCGAGCAACAGCACAAAGGTATTGGTCTATTATATCTGGGAAAAAGCATTCAAATTATTTCAGTTCGGCTACGCTTCTTCGCTTGCGTATGTGCTGTTCTTTATCGTGCTGATTTTGACACTGCTGCAATGGCAGCTTCGAAAGAGGTGGGTATTCAATGAAGGCGATGCCTAA
- a CDS encoding sugar ABC transporter substrate-binding protein, with protein sequence MKKAGLILLLLLMMVASIGCTSSNSGSDPGQAAGENGEVELKFMMWGNQAHMDVYNKLIDGFTQENPGIKVTMESVPFAEYQQKISVLAAGGSLPDIAWVSERMVPQFKSNHILADVSEFKDDVQFKLDDYIPSTLDLFRDGDQLLGLPFSTPPVVMFYNKTLFDKASLTDPNTLASQGQWTWEQFEKSAKAITSKEATNRIYGANFFRDWKTWAVLSSYSWSNGSGPFDEGMTKFTWNDAYGVQTFELLERMMFTDESHPKAGEQVSFDAGNVGMFFDNYSYVSKAREITDFEWSIAPMPSGSQGSVPMLGQAGYAMFNDSKHPEETKKLLKYFASEQGIQATATYFVPPRTSVLNSDAFINQPNNPSKEHIVQAVINEMPKARLIPGHIRWQDIDNAVLQGFDRLFARSATPEDNLKQMQEEIQSVLQQ encoded by the coding sequence ATGAAAAAAGCAGGACTGATATTGCTACTCTTACTCATGATGGTTGCTTCAATCGGGTGCACAAGCTCCAATTCCGGAAGTGATCCTGGGCAAGCAGCCGGGGAGAATGGAGAGGTTGAGCTGAAATTCATGATGTGGGGCAATCAGGCACATATGGATGTATACAACAAGCTGATCGATGGCTTCACGCAGGAAAATCCAGGCATCAAGGTGACGATGGAATCCGTTCCTTTCGCAGAATACCAGCAAAAAATTTCGGTGCTTGCCGCTGGAGGCTCTCTCCCGGATATCGCATGGGTATCAGAGCGGATGGTGCCACAATTCAAATCCAATCACATCCTGGCTGATGTATCCGAGTTCAAGGATGATGTCCAGTTCAAACTGGATGATTATATACCAAGTACACTGGATTTGTTCCGTGATGGCGATCAGCTGCTGGGGCTGCCTTTTTCCACACCTCCGGTGGTTATGTTCTACAATAAAACGCTGTTCGACAAGGCCAGCCTGACCGACCCGAATACACTTGCCAGCCAAGGGCAATGGACATGGGAACAGTTCGAGAAGTCCGCCAAGGCGATTACCAGCAAGGAGGCGACCAACCGGATCTATGGCGCCAACTTTTTTCGCGATTGGAAGACATGGGCTGTGCTCTCCTCATATTCCTGGTCCAATGGCAGCGGCCCGTTCGACGAAGGCATGACGAAGTTCACCTGGAACGATGCTTATGGCGTACAGACCTTTGAACTGCTGGAGCGCATGATGTTCACCGATGAATCGCATCCAAAAGCAGGCGAGCAGGTCAGCTTCGATGCTGGCAATGTGGGCATGTTCTTCGATAACTACAGCTATGTTTCCAAGGCAAGAGAGATTACGGATTTTGAATGGAGTATCGCTCCTATGCCTTCCGGCTCACAGGGCAGCGTACCGATGCTGGGGCAGGCTGGATATGCCATGTTCAACGACAGCAAGCATCCGGAGGAAACCAAGAAGCTGTTGAAGTATTTTGCCAGTGAGCAGGGTATTCAGGCGACGGCCACCTATTTTGTGCCTCCGCGTACCTCTGTGCTGAACTCCGATGCGTTCATTAATCAGCCGAATAATCCGAGCAAGGAGCATATTGTGCAGGCGGTGATTAATGAAATGCCAAAAGCGCGCTTGATTCCCGGTCATATCCGTTGGCAGGATATCGACAATGCGGTATTGCAGGGATTTGATCGATTGTTCGCTCGTTCAGCGACACCCGAGGATAATCTGAAGCAAATGCAGGAAGAGATCCAAAGCGTACTGCAACAATAA
- a CDS encoding response regulator — MYKVLLVEDETVIRQGLRELIVQAAPQFEVTGEASSGVEALDFLRCEVPDVLITDIRMRGMDGLTLVSKARDMYPELLMIIISGYGEFEYARRAMEYGVLNYLLKPIERHELALCIQKIQLLLDRRYGISTLPVTEPSGKAEHSGGDARKIIRDVKEHIKQHPDGDLRLQTIAALVHLNPTYLSQLFKNETGTNYSEYVAEARMERAKWLLVNTGLKIYDVARLSGHQSPKHFMLVFKQQVGWTAGEYRDRFSIS, encoded by the coding sequence ATGTATAAAGTATTGCTTGTGGAGGATGAGACGGTCATCCGTCAGGGACTGAGAGAGCTGATTGTACAGGCGGCTCCTCAGTTCGAGGTAACAGGTGAAGCTTCTAGCGGAGTCGAGGCACTGGATTTTCTGAGATGTGAAGTACCGGATGTGTTGATCACGGATATTCGCATGCGTGGAATGGACGGATTGACACTGGTATCCAAAGCAAGAGATATGTACCCTGAACTGCTGATGATCATCATAAGCGGGTACGGGGAGTTTGAATATGCACGCAGGGCGATGGAGTACGGGGTGTTGAACTATCTGCTGAAGCCGATTGAACGTCATGAACTGGCGTTATGCATCCAAAAAATTCAGTTGCTGCTGGATCGCAGGTACGGCATTTCAACCCTTCCAGTCACGGAGCCATCTGGGAAAGCAGAGCACTCCGGCGGAGATGCGCGAAAGATTATCCGAGATGTGAAGGAGCACATCAAGCAGCACCCCGATGGGGACCTGCGACTTCAGACCATAGCAGCTCTGGTTCATCTGAACCCCACCTATCTAAGCCAGTTGTTCAAGAACGAAACAGGAACCAATTACTCCGAATACGTTGCTGAGGCTCGTATGGAACGGGCCAAGTGGCTGCTGGTTAACACAGGGCTCAAAATCTATGATGTTGCAAGGTTATCCGGGCATCAGAGTCCCAAGCACTTCATGCTGGTATTCAAGCAGCAGGTGGGATGGACAGCAGGGGAATATCGTGACCGATTCAGCATTTCTTGA
- a CDS encoding sensor histidine kinase — translation MMDKVQGYFGRNMNLRTKLLLLFLGLTLLPLSLQGVVNYLHFSQTIDRKTEQFTIDIVRQINTNLNRLLKDFERLSLLPLYDQMVLGILGKYNAPMGSGTWARSDDYLKMKLYTSGQAYDRPEIRGIHLISNSGILFSNLDSLAVNPVWDSRQDDWFAELNGSEGEWRLLPPHEPSYYTGSHEEPYISVAREIRDPGTLQRLGYILIDIRLEAFGQLLSNLNFEQNASLMIVDSKQRLLFERTSAGGLSAYDQLLTHGQLQGYAGNQKVVLDGKPYLYVQHHSSYSGLSVISLTPIAVIQKESGEMLTFTFGFAVLCMAAVAVLAVLLSYRITRPLIRLKHNMIRVEQGDFSQRVAHFSNDEFGQISRGFNRMMEEIHRLFNEVFLLGIQEREAELSALQSQINPHFIYNTLESINMMAVRQKHAEVSDMVTALGKLLRYTIDKVDRRVPLQEELAFVQSYVRIQQVRYDGKLEVIYDIDEAATDCLIPKLVLQPLVENAVYHGIEGQADGGVIWVSALKFDDELLIIVRDNGKGMAQAEIDELNESIARQPSNEALRCHAGDRLGLNNIAQRLRLMYGEGGSLSVDGSPGQGLAVTISIQLQPKGE, via the coding sequence ATGATGGACAAGGTACAAGGTTATTTCGGAAGAAATATGAATCTGCGCACCAAGCTGCTCCTGTTGTTCCTGGGGCTGACCTTGCTGCCGCTAAGCTTGCAGGGAGTAGTGAATTACCTGCATTTCTCGCAGACGATTGATCGCAAGACGGAGCAGTTCACCATTGATATTGTTCGCCAGATTAACACCAATCTGAATCGGCTGCTCAAGGACTTCGAGCGGTTGTCGCTCTTGCCGCTCTACGATCAGATGGTGCTCGGCATTCTGGGCAAATACAATGCTCCGATGGGATCGGGTACATGGGCGAGGTCCGATGATTACCTGAAAATGAAGCTCTACACGTCCGGTCAGGCGTATGACCGACCGGAAATTCGTGGCATCCATCTGATTAGCAACAGCGGCATTTTGTTCTCCAATCTGGATTCACTGGCAGTGAATCCGGTATGGGACAGCAGGCAGGATGACTGGTTTGCTGAGCTTAACGGCTCGGAAGGCGAATGGCGTCTGCTTCCTCCGCACGAGCCCAGCTATTACACGGGCAGTCATGAAGAGCCGTATATATCGGTTGCCCGTGAGATTCGTGATCCGGGGACACTCCAGCGACTGGGCTACATCCTGATCGACATCCGGCTGGAAGCTTTCGGTCAGCTCTTGTCCAATCTGAATTTTGAGCAAAATGCGAGCCTGATGATTGTCGACAGCAAGCAGCGGCTCCTATTCGAACGCACCTCAGCCGGAGGCTTGTCCGCATACGACCAACTGTTAACGCATGGCCAGCTTCAAGGCTACGCAGGCAACCAGAAGGTTGTCCTTGATGGGAAGCCCTATCTCTACGTACAGCACCATTCCAGCTATTCAGGACTTTCGGTGATCAGCCTGACACCTATTGCCGTTATTCAGAAGGAATCAGGCGAGATGCTCACGTTTACGTTTGGATTCGCTGTGTTATGTATGGCGGCGGTAGCAGTTCTCGCGGTTCTCTTATCCTACCGCATAACGAGGCCGCTGATTCGATTGAAGCACAATATGATTCGGGTGGAGCAGGGAGACTTTAGCCAGCGCGTAGCGCACTTTAGCAATGATGAGTTCGGACAGATTAGCAGGGGTTTTAACCGGATGATGGAAGAGATCCATCGACTGTTCAACGAGGTATTTCTGTTGGGCATTCAAGAGCGAGAGGCGGAGTTGTCAGCATTGCAGAGCCAGATCAATCCTCATTTTATATACAACACATTAGAGTCCATCAACATGATGGCGGTCCGCCAGAAGCACGCTGAGGTGTCTGATATGGTGACGGCACTTGGCAAGCTGCTGCGTTATACGATTGATAAGGTAGATCGGAGGGTTCCACTTCAGGAAGAATTGGCTTTTGTGCAATCCTATGTACGCATTCAACAAGTACGTTATGACGGCAAGCTGGAGGTAATCTATGACATCGATGAAGCTGCTACAGATTGTCTGATTCCCAAGCTGGTATTGCAACCGCTGGTGGAGAACGCGGTCTACCATGGCATTGAAGGGCAGGCGGATGGCGGGGTGATCTGGGTATCTGCATTGAAATTTGATGATGAGCTGCTGATTATTGTACGTGACAATGGCAAAGGCATGGCTCAGGCGGAGATTGATGAATTAAATGAATCCATTGCTCGGCAGCCCTCCAATGAGGCATTGCGCTGTCATGCGGGGGACAGGCTGGGACTTAACAATATCGCCCAAAGGCTCCGACTCATGTATGGAGAAGGCGGCAGCCTGAGCGTCGATGGCAGTCCCGGGCAGGGCCTGGCGGTGACGATATCCATTCAACTTCAACCGAAAGGGGAATGA
- a CDS encoding aspartyl-phosphate phosphatase Spo0E family protein produces MREPKQIRDQIEQNRHELSRLAEYHGMQDYKVLQQSMVLDELINEYNRFKYKKHFMKRQPIA; encoded by the coding sequence GTGAGAGAACCGAAGCAGATTAGAGACCAAATCGAACAGAACAGGCATGAGTTAAGTCGATTGGCGGAATATCATGGCATGCAAGACTACAAAGTCCTTCAACAATCGATGGTATTGGACGAACTAATTAATGAATATAATCGCTTCAAATATAAAAAACACTTTATGAAAAGACAGCCGATTGCATAA
- a CDS encoding DUF1453 family protein: MTTSMWIQMIIMFAVLVFTSIGRKPVRYYRLLLPFVIMGYYAAKFLKYMTFTGNNVLFLLVAVIVGAMFGMIVLGITRMEFDATAGKWYTRVGIGSVVVWAAAFLLRIIPVEWITHHPQQAYHYAIEHQLDLQNIGPAFILMTAAMVLVRVAGILIRSRTSKVQHTIGT, encoded by the coding sequence ATGACAACGAGCATGTGGATTCAGATGATCATCATGTTTGCGGTATTAGTATTTACTTCAATTGGACGAAAGCCAGTACGTTATTATCGGTTATTGCTACCTTTCGTTATTATGGGTTATTATGCAGCCAAATTTCTTAAATACATGACTTTTACAGGCAATAATGTGCTGTTTTTGTTGGTGGCTGTCATTGTAGGAGCAATGTTTGGAATGATTGTGCTGGGAATAACGCGTATGGAATTCGATGCGACGGCAGGTAAGTGGTATACCCGAGTGGGGATAGGTAGTGTGGTCGTTTGGGCGGCGGCATTCCTGCTACGCATTATCCCGGTGGAATGGATCACGCATCATCCGCAGCAAGCATATCACTATGCAATTGAGCATCAATTGGATCTTCAGAATATCGGTCCTGCATTTATATTAATGACGGCTGCTATGGTTTTGGTGCGTGTGGCAGGGATTCTAATCCGCTCCAGAACGAGCAAAGTACAGCATACGATTGGAACATAA
- a CDS encoding aspartyl-phosphate phosphatase Spo0E family protein: MREIKQIKDQIEQNRQHLRRLVEKHGMHDDKVLKQSMVLDELINKYIRLREKY; encoded by the coding sequence GTGAGAGAAATCAAACAGATCAAAGATCAAATCGAGCAGAATCGGCAACATTTGCGTCGGTTGGTGGAGAAACATGGCATGCATGATGATAAGGTTCTTAAGCAGTCTATGGTGCTGGATGAACTGATTAATAAATACATTCGACTAAGAGAGAAATACTAA